DNA sequence from the Coffea eugenioides isolate CCC68of chromosome 9, Ceug_1.0, whole genome shotgun sequence genome:
ttgtaatccaaccatttatttctcaaattccttcataaaaCTTACTTGCTAGGAGTGATTGAAGTGCTTGGTGGTTTTTGTTTGGAGGGAGAGACTCTCATCTACCTTGTATCTAGTGTTTGTAAGGTAAGTGGTTAAGAAATTGTTTCCTTGTTGGTTATGAGATGAAATTAGTAGGTGTGGTAGTTGaacaagtgattttttggatgatttcatgacttatggtgaagattgatgacattttctatttaatcatgaattttctgatttaatatgattcatatgttgtggctttgtatgatgattggaaatggtatataaggcatctagaaggtggaaaaagtggaagattgcaagtaatttctgttttggaagaaaatggaaaaacctagggttcatgaagctacattctgtccggttttataactcctagttagaggccgaattggccttggcttaaaacatgaaagttgtaggaaatgacattttagaggtgcctacaaaatttcaggtcaatcggagtagtgtagaatgagaaaagttgaaattactattgctgtcctggttttacccgaattggagaattgcttctgtaattggttgttttggtcaggaatgcttccgaattggttgttgaggccttctgatgaaatgtaaccctgtttcttagctttcatatggttttggaatcacttgatttggactgaggtagcccgagttatagccaaaacactcgcacctgttttgtaccctggaATTTACGTACGTTCTGCATTTAGCTTCTGCCCTGTTTTGTCtgttttgataacgtacgatctgggtgttgaccccttcataagaaatatagatcttggtttcagcttcgaaacggtataaagttcatccaaatccgagtcccgtagctccagttgtgaccaaaacaagatcggttgtcagaactgccttcgaatttggacagttctgacaggaatgtttggacccatttttctccattctctgtattgattcagcttttgatCCAAACGTGAAcgttatagccttatgtcctagctttccaacgcctttggaatttcttgatttggatttgtgagctgtgagttatggtccagcaaacaaaccctgttcgtcacccgaacacgtaaatttctggtactgttttccataatttcgacctgcttccattcagatctagattaaggtgtcttcatgagaatggtagcccttcctcatagcttcgaagtggtgtctcacccactttgatccgacattcccagcctaacttttgatgaaaACGGTTTTTGGTGCcaaatctggccgtttccgttgccgtttccgcacgcgtgcatgtgccgattttgccgttttgtttaatttgcgtcctttagtagttgtttgtgtgatgaTATGGCTCAACCTTCTGTTACAGGCGAAGGCGggctagacggagccggtggggcccactagctagcgacttgaattcatttccgtactttctctcgttatacttgctctttaggtgagtgatcaggatttctgtgtaactcaatacaaaaaatgagtttactatgaatgggcacttaggcgagggtgtactttatcgcactcgatctaaaccccattaaTTGCTATtcatacctgtgaaatatgatttttatgatttgtcATAGAGCATTCATGACTTGTGAATAtttgcagagcatttattgcttgaaccagagcatttattgcttgagagcatttattgcttgaaccagagcatttattgcttgaactagagtatttattgcttgaaaaatattttagagcatttattgctcgtgacttgggcaagagaagtgagctgtgtagctcaggatcttaagggtcaaccagtgatcaaactcgacaaaagagttggcttgggagccacccgtatccttactatgtagtgttacttttctgcttttgctttgctcttaCTGGTCAAATGTTGACAtgtaaaaactacatttttacccctggttactcactaagcatatagcttacccctttctatttgttttccttagcagggggccgacgcggggatcgctcgggaaggtgtttagataAGTTGAACTTGTATTTGTTATAAGTGGACTAGGAAGTTGTATATATTTGTCATGGTGGTTagagttatcagcttttctagggtacttctggtactcgtggtttgtataacttgatatactcgtttatgtaattattgaagaatttgatgtaatttttgagatttatattgtaaacTATTTGAGGAtcgtagtgagtgagtgagtcccggcgagagctgggcaggcgacccgccgaaccctggggtacgccctagggggaggtggggccatcaCAGAAGAACTCGGTGTCGGCTGGTTTGTTAAATAAATTTGGCTTTAGGCTTGTGTTTGAGGCTGACAAATTTATTTTGTCTAAAGGTGGTATGTTTGTAGGCAAGGGTTATCTTTGCAATGGGATGTTTAAGCTGAATGTACTTGCTATTAGAAATAATAAGAATGATATTGTTTCTGcgtatttggttgaattttcttttgaattgtGGCATAATAAGATTGGCCATGTTAATTACAAAAGAATGCATGAAATGATGAAACTTGATTTGCTGCCATATTGTGaaaagattgaaggaaaatGCAGAACATGCATGCTAACGAAAATCATAAGAAATTCATTTCCTAAAGTTGAAAGATCATCTAAAATCTTGGATCTTATTTATAGTGATGTATGTAATTTGCATGGTACTCCTACTTTGGGTGGTAAAAATTACTTTGtgacttttattgatgattataGTAGATACTGTCATGTTTTCTTATTACACTCAAAAGGTGAAGCATTGCAAAAATTTAAGACATACAAATCAGAATTTGAACTTCATTGTGAATCCTTTATCAAATGTCTAAGGACAGATAGAGGTGGAGAGTATTATGATATTACCTATTTTGAGTCTGTTGGGATAAAACATGAGGTGACTGCTCCTTATACACCACAGTAAAATGGTGTAGTCGAGAGGAAAAATCGTGTAGTGACAGAAATAGTTAATGCACTTTTGTCAAAATCTGGACTAAGTCAAGGATTTTGGGGTAAAGCCTTGTTAACGGCTTGTCATATCCTAAATAGAGTTCCTAATAAAAGAAGTTCTATAACCCCTTATGAATTGTGGAATAAAAGGAAGCCCAACCTAAACTATTTGAAAGTTTGGGATTGTAGGGCTGGTGTAAAACTCCCAGAAcctaaaaaaagaaatttgggagAAAGAGGTATGGAGTGTATATTCTTAGAATATGCACAAAATAGCAAAGCATATAGGTTCATGATAATTGAATCTAATGATTCAATTTCGGTTAATACCATAATTGAATCTAGGGATGTTATGTTTGAAGAGAATAGGTTCACCTCTATAAAAGATGTTATTCCAAAACCAAGTGAATTGACAAAAGATGGTGAAAATGAAACCATTGAATTGAGAAGGAGCAAAAGAGCTAGAAAGTCAAAGGACTTCGGTTCGAACTTTTATATGTATCTAGTTGAAGGAACTAGAGATACAGTGAGCAACCAAATTTCATATTGCTTCAATACTGAGGCTGATCCCAAGACCTATGAAGAAGCAATGAACTCACAAGATGCTCCCTTTTGGAAGGAAGCTATTAATGATGAGATGGACTCAATCATGGGTAATAAAACCTGGAAATTAGTAGACTTACCACCTGGTTCAAAACCAATCGGTTGTAAGTGGAtcttcaagaagaaaatgaagatcgATAGAATTATTGATAAGTTCAAGGTCAGGTTGGTTGCCAAAGGGTTCACACAAAAGTATGGTGTGGACTATTTTGACACATATTCTCCAGTAGCTAGAATTGCTACAATTAGAGTGCTACTTGCTACAGCTTCTATCCAAAATCTAGTCATTCaccaaatggatgttaaaacaGCATTCTTGAATGGTGATTTGGATGAAGAAGTATATATGGAGCAACCCGAAGGGTTTGTGATACCTGGTCAAGAGCATAAGGTGTGTAAACTTGTAAAGTCTTTATATGGACTAAAACAAGCACCGAAGCaatggcatcagaaatttgAACAAGTTATTCTTGCTAGtagattcaaaataaatgaATCTGATAAATGCATTTATAGCAAGTTTAGTGATGGCAAAGGTGTCATAATTTGTttatatgttgatgacatgttaATTTTTGGGACTGACTTGGAACAAgttgaaatcacaaaaactTTGCTTTCAAGCAAATTTGACATGAAAGACATGGGTGAGGCAGATGTTATTCTTGGTATAAGAATCTTCAAACATGGTAACAATATAATGTTGTCTCAATCACATTATATTGAAAAgatttttaacaaattcaatCAAAGTGATTGTATTCCAGCCTCAACACCATTGGAtctcaaaataaattttgtgaaaaatgaGGGGGATCCAAAATCTCAAATGGAATATGCCAAGGTTATAGGGTGCTTAATGTATGCAATGACTTGTACTAGATCTGATATTGCATAAGCAGTTGGTATATTGAGCAGATATACAAGTAACCCTAATAGGTTACATTGGCAAGGTGTAACCAGAATTTTAAAGTATTTAAAGGCCACTAAGGACTATGGTATATGTTATACCGGTTATCCTTCAGTTTTAGAAGGATTTTCAGATGCTAGTTGGATCACCAATAAAGATGATCACTCGTCGACAAGTGGTTGGATCTTTATGCTTGGTGGAGGTGTAATTTCTTGGGGTTCTAAGAAACAGACTTGTATCACCGATTCAACAATGGCAGCAGAGTTTGTAGCACTTGTTTCGGCTAGTAAAGAAGCTGAATGGCTACGTAATTTACTTTGTGATATACCGTTGTGGCCAACACCTTTGTTGCCTATCTCAATCCATTGTGATAGTGCAGCTACACTTGCTAAAGCATATAGTCAAGTGTATAATGGTAAGTCAAGACATATCGATTTAAGACATAGTTATGTCAAAAATTTGATCACAAATGGAGTCATATCAATTGATTTTGTGAgatcaaatgaaaatttgagtgaTCCTTTGACAAAAGAATTATCAAGGAATTTGGTGTCAAGAACATCAAAGGGGATGGGTTTAAAGTCCAAAATTCTTGATCACTAATGGTGGAACCTCAATTCAACGCTAGATACAATGTCTAGTCTTGAATTCAATGAGTGAAAGTACACCATTCTAGTAGTTGGTGCACTATGTGAAGTTTAGACATCCCAATGTTGAATAGTGCATGTTATTCTCGCCAGTGCAAATGTAAGGGTGAGTCATTGGACTCTTAACGAATCTTAAAAGTGCTATCTATGGCGGGAGCACTAAGATGTCGCCTATATGAATGTTGGTTTCGGCAAACCACAAAGTTAAGGACTTTACTttgtaacattcatgaaaggatagtGATACAAGGCCGTAAAATGTATTGTTGAAAAACTTATGGTTGTGCATTGCTCAGTGTGTGATGTGTTTATGAGGTTGGTCCAATGTCCAAGTGGTTCAAAACTTGTCTACCATcttgaaggattgatttcaaaGAACCTTCACTAAAATAGTGGTTCAATCGAAAGACACCATTCTTTATGCATATGAGTGTCAGATTATTCGGTGACCTTTTAGAAATccattttctaaattttgaaaatggcgGGGGATTGTtggaaacttttcaaaatttgtatgaTGTACATACATGTAATTAATATATATTCATGTTTTTTGGTACATGTATAGTATTGTGAATGTTTCTATTATGTATATTCATTTATGAATGTATTCATGTATATGGGAATCCTTGAATGAAAGGATAGATTCATGTTTTGATCTTAAGATCATGAGATGCATGAATtaaagtgcatgaatttgtacACAATACTTTGAATCTATTCATACAAGTATTTATTGAGTTCTTTTGTTTCTCAAACAATCTTCTTATATAAAGAGGTCAAGTAGAGAGTGATTTGCTGCAGAAAATCACTTTCCTACTATTGTATACTCTCTCGAAAGCACTCCTTAGTTCACAAGAGTTTGTCTTGCTTTGTGCAAGAGTTTAAGACAAATAAACTTCATCTTATCCTAAAGGATATTTGTCCAAGGTTATTGCACGTTATACCGGACAAATAAAGCCTAAAGGAAAGTGATATCTATCACGATTTGAAGCCAATTTTTGTCACCATATTTGCCAGTCCTTTACCATTTGCCCAACAAGTGTATGTGGTTACATCTGTAAATTAGTTaatgaaatggaaaatttgaagTGCCAAGGTGGAGACTGTAGTTCCTTTTGAGTTATTAATCTACCCTCCCCccccaaaacacaaaaaaaaacaacaaaaaaaatgcagtttttAGTGATTAATGCCTGATTATGGGTTTTATTGTCTTTTTAAAAGGATAAAAATCTTTCACCACAATGGATCTTTGTACTTCAAAAAGATGTTTGACAAATTGTATCAGGTCAGTGCTATTGGTACTTATTTGTGTGGATTTGtatcagaaatttttttttttggttgattaTTCATGCTAGCTATAGTAACAGGCTGACTGGAAACCAGAATCACCAGATAGGTTGGGTGAAATTGCAGAACTGGGCAAGTCCGTGGAATCCTTGAAAATTGATGGAACAAAACCACAAGGTTCTTTTCCTTTGCACTCAACTCCCCTTTTCCAAAGCAACATGACTTTTGTAGCTTTTTCCTACTTCtgaataatttttcaaattatgaTGGAATGATCAGGACAAGGGTCAAAATCCTCCCAGGTTTCCTCAAAACCAGCCAGTACTCCTGCACCGAAACTTGCTGCGTATCGACCACCTCATGCTAAAGCTGCTGCAGCTGTTCAGGCACAGGTATAATTAAAATTTGCATGTACTTCTTTTATCAATTTAAGATAACCAAAACTCTAGTGGGACCAAAAGTTATGTTCAAATCAAAGTTTCCAAGTTATTTTCCTCCTTGTctgctttttcttcttttaggTTCAGTTGTTTTTTCCTCTCCCTGTTCTTCTTCAACAGTGATTCATCTAtctctttttaaatttttcttcatcttcatgaCCATATTTGACTATAATGTGAAACTTAATTGGTGCCTTGGCAATCAAGATGAATTAGAGATATCCTGAAGCTATATTTCTCCAAAGGAACTACAGTATCAACATGATATAGGAAATATCTTTTAAGTAATTATCTCAATACCATTTTACTTCAGTTGAGTCACTTGGGAAACATAAGTCACAAGTTGCTGTTTCATTTGGCTGCACTTGCATATAATCTTTGATATGATGACTACCATGACTGCAGTATGCAGTAGGTGGGACACCGTAAATTCTTCTTGGTGAAACAGTTTTTAGATGCAACTAGTCCTAGATGGCAAGGGAATTGGAGCAACATACTTGAAGACGTAACAGTTAGATGCATGCAAAATATTGTTTATGCTGAGGGTTAGATTGCCTAATGTACTCTTTCTCAACACAAGTACTGCTAGTGTCCTCACCAGGTGGAATTTCAGAAGGAAGATTACAGTCACTCTTCTTGGGGCATCGCTCTATGATGATGAAACTGAGGGAATTTGGAGAAAAATGGCAGTCACGGAGAATGACTATTACTGCTTCTTGTATTGATCTCTAAAGAGACTTGATGTTTCAGATGCATAAATTTAGGAAGCAGCCACACAACAAAGATAATTCAACTAAACATTTTGGATACGCTAAAAAAATATGGATACATACGGAGATGACATTTATAGCATACAACTGATGTCCTATGCAGAGGCAGGACTTTCCAAAGTCTTTGAAATGTGCTTATCATGAAGATCATGCATGTGTAGTGATCCTTGCGGATTTCAATGTAAAAGCTGTTGTTGATTACCTTGATGTGCTGCCATTAACATACTGTAATTGACCCTGTCAAAGATATGAATAATTTCTCTGTGGTACTTATACACCATTTCTAACATAAGTTAGTTCCACACCTGGATAACATACGAGACCTTAAGATATCACCTAGTAGGATCTGCTTATAACTATTTCCTTGCAGGAAATTCAAGAAACCATGATAAAATTTTCCAGTTGTATCATAGTTATTGCTGTATACTTTCTTACTACCTGCACTTCTCTTATTAAGTTTTGGTAAAACAGACTTTGACAATTTCATGTAGCTTGAGGATTGCACTCAGATGCTCTTGCTTTTGCATATTCATTATTCATGTAATATTTTGATCGATTGCCGTATTTGACAATATTTTATAATGCTTTTACAGCTATTTGGTGGAAGCCCTTCAGGGTAAGGATGCTATGCAGCTTGGATGCTGATTCTGGTTTCTCTCTTGTTATTCTTTTGAAGATTTATTTGTTGTCATAATCCAATTTTTCCGCTTCGTGTTGCAATAATGTAGAGAATTGAGCAAGAATGCattaaagaacaagaaaaaaagggagaaacaaagggaaaaaaaagctGCTGAGGCTGCTGGTGGTGCTAGTGATGCATGAGGTGCAGGACTAGGATGTGTTTGATGATCATGATGATTTTTGGGCATTTGCTGAGTGTTTCAAGAAATATGATGTGAAACTGTACAACCTTTCAAGTATTCCCGGAGAGGAATGCACTGTAATATTACTCGTCTTTTTAGGGGGTTTTAACCCCATATTAACAATTTTGTAGTGAGAATAGCACAGATATAAAGGTATGTTGGAGAAGATTGCTTTTGTTGTGGGTTCCTTTCTGATGGAATTTAGGAGAGGTGCATGCTTTTCTGACTAATTATACTCATCTTCGTATGCTACAGCATTACTCAGGATTTTGGCGAACTAACATGGGGTTCCTTTAGTTCATGAAATGGTGTATTTAACCATATCTTAAGTGCACTTTTATCAGGATCTGTCATAGTAGCCCATTTACCAGAAAAGGCATTGTTACAATCTCGTTTAGAGGATGcgcttttttttcttcttccttttgtACTAATCTAGGTTGTTTATGGTTGGTTAGAAGGCGCATTCCATTCAAATCTGAACCAATTTTCCTTAAATGGATGGTTGACTACATTTAGTTTATTGAGGGTTAATTTATAAAGTAAATATCATGCATTTAGCTTGAAAGTCAATCTGTCTATTATTTTCTTCTCCCCTATTTTTCTACATGCAACATAACATATGATGCTTCTTGAAGAACTAGGAAATCAATACGAAGCAAGCTTATGTGTTTCCATAATCCCATTATACTTGAAAAACTTGTTCCAAGTCTGCTGGAAGCAATAATATAGCAACTTCTCTCCTTAGTATCTTCGTAGGGTGCATTTTCCAACTAAAGTTTGACAGCAATATCCTTTTCAGGCAAACAAGGTGATGACTCCTACGTGAAAAAGAAACTACAAATCAGATCTGTAACTATAGTCCCAGCAGGAAGACCAAAACCATGGAACATTCATCATAAACAAGCCGAGATATTATGTTTGGCATATGCTGgtctttgttaattttttttcattaataATCTACCTCTCATTTCATGACTGAATAACAAAGTTGCGATTACAACTCTACCTAAAAAGCATTTTGCCCAGGGGAAGTTTCTTACCTGCAACAACTCAGCCTGTAACAGTGGCAATTTGTGACGTagaagcaagaaaaataaaactagtcTAGAATTCAAGAGAACGTCTGAAAAGCTCATAAACTACACTGTACTGCCACCATTATAACTAGTCCAAATGTTTCAAGCAGCGACCGTGAACTAAAGCACCAGCTGGTTACATAACTAATCTCTCAAGAATTATAGTATTAAATTTAGTTGCTTGGAACCAACCAGTGAACTTCTTTTGGCTCATATCTTCAAGTCTGTTGTCCATGTACCTTGAACACTGGGGTGCTTGGTAACGTGTCTTGTCTTCAACTTGACCACCTTTCTTCCAAGTGAATTTCTTAGCCTGGTTGCACAGAGAAGTATATCCTCTGGTGTCATGTTTTTAACTGATACAACCCTCTCATTCTTGTTACCTGGTTATTAAGCAAATGAAAAGCCATCTCAAAAGGGAAACTCATGAAACCTAACTGTTGCCTTAATGAGACTTGCCaaattaatttaaaaagaaaaatatttcaaCTAGCAGCAAAGTTATGTTTCAAGTAAAAGGCAACTGCTCTTACCTTCAACACATATTAAAGTGCAGAAAAAGCAAAGTGTACATATGCCACATATAATATGACTCTGACTGTCTTTAGCAATTAAGAGATGAAATAGCTATGCTAAAAATATTTGTAGATAAATTACACTTCCACTTGGAGCAGTAGATGCAATGTAACACATTTTGAGAGATGACAGGACAAAGGAACCTAAACCAATCCCGCCATTAAATCTCAATGGGCTTTGACTGCCAGTGTCACAATCAGCAGCTCAGGGTAAATTAGTACACAAAAATGTTTCTGTGGTAGTAAGGTACAGGATAACCTCTGTCCAGGTGCATCCATTAGTTTTGCAGCTAGATAGGCATAATCAATGAGATCAACAGATACAACTTCATTAATTAGTCGTGTTGGCACAAAGCTCAGAAGGTGCATTTACAAAGACATGCATGCTATTTCAATCTATTACTGAACTTTACAACCATATATCCTTTTGATCTGTGTCTAAGGGGCTAAAATTACACAAAGTAGAGAGATAGAAATGAAGTCAAACTCAAGGCATAGACTAAGAATGAAAACATTAATTGCAGAGAACTGGTTTGTCAAGATTGTAAAGATGTTCTTACAGTATAGTCCCTTCAAATATGGATGCTGACCACGATAAAGCTCAGTTACCACCTCCAGCTGGGGATTAATCTCTTTAAATGCTGGCAAATGAGATTCCATGAATGCCCTGGTGTGTTACGGACATGGTTAGTCCTTTCATTGCACTAGAAGATGACAGGAATCTACAACTTTTTATTTCCTATTCCCTCCCATTTAGATTAAAGAGAATTGTCCTTCATCATTAAGATTATATTAATGATatttttcttatcaaaattgtttttcttttggtgAAACTGTGCTTGTAAACTAGCAGATAACTAATCTAAAGCAGGGAAAACTCCCTTTTTATATAAGCTAAACAAATTGTATTATAAGACCACATCTTGGACAGCCAAAATGCCATTCAAAAGCAGCAAAAATGCCAAGTAGACTATAATTTAACCATTCCTTTAATGCATATTTAAAAGATTGGACAGAAATAGTAGCATAGGAACTTGCACTGTAAAGTTGGAATTGATCCAGATATACAGATTTTTGGAGTATGATTGAATTAGGCCTGGGTCATATAAAGTATCCTCTTACATAACAAGAAAAATGAATGGACACAATTTAACTTAGAGTTCCTGATGTTGCCACAAGTAGGATTTCTAATGACTATCACATGTATTCAGTATTCAATGTTATCCCTTTTAACTTCTATAGTCCTCACAGTAACAGAAATTCGTAACCTACAAACCATTGTGGTAGCAATCCATCTACATGCATTTAGACATGTCATGTATCCATTGCTCTGGTGAAAGAAATCCAGTACTATCTATACACTTGAAAATCACTTTGTATCATAAGAGAACCAATGACATTGAACATACATATGAAATAAAACTTCAACAACAAACGAAATGCAAAAATAAGAAtctaaaatcactaaaattgacttaagataatacatcgaggagctataATTGGAACATTCTCCTCAGAATATGCTAATCTAAACTAAAGAGCTATCACACAGTCAAGAAGATAAATTTGTCATGTACAGATCTACCGATTCTCAGGTGATTGCTACTAACTGGGATTTGAAAAGTATAAAGATCAAATTTTTGTCCTTTTGAGTATATTCTGTTATTTTCCTGTGGTTGAATCAACAACAAAATCATATCATACATGTAATCAAGTCAAGTCATTAAAGAAATTTGTACAGGTAAAAGTTCTAAatacaaaagcaagaaatacaaaagcaattaagaaaagcaTACCTGAGGCCTCTACTACTTCCACCCCAGTCACAATAGCTCACAATCAGCTTGTTTAACTGCCACACACCTCTTAGGGCCATCTGGTTATCAAAATTATGCACCCCAACATCAGCAATAACCATTAAGGGCATAAAACGTGCACCATTTAATCCAATAATAAGAGAAATTTTAACTTGAAAAGGTGGGtagttttatttattctttGTTCTCTATGTTTTGTAAGGGAAATATGGGGATCTTTCAAGTCTGAAAAGGCCAAGAATTCATTATTATTCCAGTAACAGCATGAAGGAACAAAATAATAGCAAAGAATTTGCATataaaccagaaaaatgaagtaattATTTCCTAAACCGATGATGTTTGCCCCCTTGAATGAGAAACATGTCATGGAGTGAAGAAGGCGTGTCCAAGATTACAAAGAAGGCGCGGTCAATCAGCCTGAAGAAGACAAAGGCGTGGTTTCGAAACCACGCCTTTCCTCTGGTTTAACAGAATTATACTTCTGTTATGCGCAAGTGGAGCTGATAATTCTAGAACTCCACGTGTCATAACCTTATTAGTCTGTTTAGAAGTTAGTTAGTCCAGAATTGTCCATAAAAGCATGAAGGAATCCGGATGATAGGAGATTTTGTCATAATTCTCCAAGTGATTGTAAAGGTGATTTGGCTTTGCCAAATTCCctccattttctctttttccttcattctttcccCTTCATTCTGTATCCATTGTTTCTGTTTCTGAAATTGATCTTTTCCCGCTATTAATGAGAAGTTGGAGTTCATTATTTGTTCTCCATTTCCAATTCAAATAACTCGCTAAGAGATTAGCTCACTTCTGCTGCAAGAAATCTGTCACCATTGCTGTAATTAGGTTCAATACCataacagtggtatcagagcagctACGATCCGTCTGGGTTTGGCTGCTTGATTA
Encoded proteins:
- the LOC113783361 gene encoding 54S ribosomal protein L51, mitochondrial-like → MALRGVWQLNKLIVSYCDWGGSSRGLRAFMESHLPAFKEINPQLEVVTELYRGQHPYLKGLYCNKNERVVSVKNMTPEDILLCATRLRNSLGRKVVKLKTRHVTKHPSVQGTWTTDLKI